The Hevea brasiliensis isolate MT/VB/25A 57/8 chromosome 1, ASM3005281v1, whole genome shotgun sequence genome has a window encoding:
- the LOC110670763 gene encoding uncharacterized protein LOC110670763 isoform X2 produces the protein MEAAEVEEALRVLDSSLSHIKWRLKSPSKHRLQLDVLALCTEMRPVIMVDYGGKMPELQEQLCALLKLCQQMVTQAEESSLVTELIRVQNLFSLFFPLNEMDNDLLSCHMKDTAANAESSTNKPIISQSPEFIDLSSCMQDTQVTVPTLNGWLLGYPVVYLFSKEHIADAIYNLSTKYLRIFRILVSRSISPNKGSQPEELMSFSVPYELSMGGSKEQWAEAFLAQMQSRWEKCKNIWRPLQMEVSECYPQAIVL, from the exons ATGGAGGCTGCAGAGGTGGAGGAAGCACTGAGGGTGTTGGATTCTTCTCTATCCCACATCAAATGGCGCCTCAAATCTCCATCCAAGCATCGACTccaattag ATGTTCTGGCATTGTGCACGGAGATGAGGCCAGTAATAATGGTTGACTATGGTGGAAAGATGCCTGAACTGCAGGAGCAACTGTGTGCACTTCTTAAACTTTGCCAACAG ATGGTGACGCAAGCAGAAGAAAGCTCATTAGTAACAGAACTTATAAGAGTGCAGaacttattctctttgttttttcCTCTCAATGAAATGGACAATGATCTCTTGTCTTGTCACATGAAGGATACTGCAGCTAATGCCGAATCATCTACCAACAAACCCATAATTTCTCAGTCCCCTGAGTTTATTGATCTCAGTAGTTGCATGCAGGACACTCAGGTCACTGTGCCAACTTTAAATGG CTGGCTTCTTGGTTATCCGGTTGTGTACTTGTTCAGCAAGGAACACATTGCAGATGCCATTTATAATCTTTCCACCAAGTATCTTCGCATCTTCAGAATTTTAGTCAGCAG GAGCATTTCACCCAATAAAGGATCGCAGCCAGAAGAACTGATGAG TTTCTCAGTGCCTTATGAACTTAGCATGGGAGGAAGCAAGGAACAGTGGGCAGAGGCATTTCTGGCCCAAATGCAATCAAGATGGGAAAAATGCAAAAATATTTGGAGGCCATTGCAGATGGAGGTGAGTGAATGCTATCCACAAGCAATTGTGTTGTAG
- the LOC110670763 gene encoding uncharacterized protein LOC110670763 isoform X1: protein MEAAEVEEALRVLDSSLSHIKWRLKSPSKHRLQLDVLALCTEMRPVIMVDYGGKMPELQEQLCALLKLCQQESAIFEHLRVMVIEDMIYLIHVRGLAEYVKSSLNSEVELFFVNLEQDPPKMVTQAEESSLVTELIRVQNLFSLFFPLNEMDNDLLSCHMKDTAANAESSTNKPIISQSPEFIDLSSCMQDTQVTVPTLNGWLLGYPVVYLFSKEHIADAIYNLSTKYLRIFRILVSRSISPNKGSQPEELMSFSVPYELSMGGSKEQWAEAFLAQMQSRWEKCKNIWRPLQMEVSECYPQAIVL, encoded by the exons ATGGAGGCTGCAGAGGTGGAGGAAGCACTGAGGGTGTTGGATTCTTCTCTATCCCACATCAAATGGCGCCTCAAATCTCCATCCAAGCATCGACTccaattag ATGTTCTGGCATTGTGCACGGAGATGAGGCCAGTAATAATGGTTGACTATGGTGGAAAGATGCCTGAACTGCAGGAGCAACTGTGTGCACTTCTTAAACTTTGCCAACAG GAGTCGGCTATTTTTGAGCATCTGAGAGTGATGGTTATTGAAGATATGATATATTTGATACATGTAAGGGGACTTGCAGAGTATGTCAAGTCAAGTTTGAATTCTGAAGTAGAATTGTTCTTTGTAAACCTAGAACAAGATCCTCCAAAG ATGGTGACGCAAGCAGAAGAAAGCTCATTAGTAACAGAACTTATAAGAGTGCAGaacttattctctttgttttttcCTCTCAATGAAATGGACAATGATCTCTTGTCTTGTCACATGAAGGATACTGCAGCTAATGCCGAATCATCTACCAACAAACCCATAATTTCTCAGTCCCCTGAGTTTATTGATCTCAGTAGTTGCATGCAGGACACTCAGGTCACTGTGCCAACTTTAAATGG CTGGCTTCTTGGTTATCCGGTTGTGTACTTGTTCAGCAAGGAACACATTGCAGATGCCATTTATAATCTTTCCACCAAGTATCTTCGCATCTTCAGAATTTTAGTCAGCAG GAGCATTTCACCCAATAAAGGATCGCAGCCAGAAGAACTGATGAG TTTCTCAGTGCCTTATGAACTTAGCATGGGAGGAAGCAAGGAACAGTGGGCAGAGGCATTTCTGGCCCAAATGCAATCAAGATGGGAAAAATGCAAAAATATTTGGAGGCCATTGCAGATGGAGGTGAGTGAATGCTATCCACAAGCAATTGTGTTGTAG